From the genome of Populus alba chromosome 10, ASM523922v2, whole genome shotgun sequence, one region includes:
- the LOC118059975 gene encoding uncharacterized protein isoform X2 — MDTQCMPSSSSLHSKSHKNVTVIPPLIRRQQKNTTAFFKYRIRGYLAFACRWKQERREITTQRPLVMKAKKAPVELSEEPAKVTEKKGTVAGAVALIIGTSIGSGMLALPQKASPAGVIPSSICMIVCWGFLLIEALLLVEINVGLRRKQGKNEDEGELEVISIRTMAQETLGDWGGTLATITYVFLGYTSMIAYSSKSGEILFHLVNLPESVSSCLFTTIFTVLVSVGGTQATDQVNQWLTASMIGLLLAIEVIAVAFGGWSGLEGSGDWGKVPATIPVMIFALVYHDLAPVLCAYLGGDLKRLRTSVLLGSIVPLLALLVWDAIALGLSAQADQVVDPVLLMSERWSGVSYMLEAFSLLAVATSLIGTLLGFLEFLKEQLKNLYRVSKATRTLQEPIGLGEWWERNKITFTAKAMAVAPTLVVSTIVPDGFSAATDIAGGYCMTILYGVLPPAMAWAMYNREREDSSQNELSRVRPALLGVGILASGIVVEQILQDFSALHH, encoded by the exons TTGCCTGCAGATGGAAGCAAGAGCGACGGGAAATTACAACTCAAAGGCCTTTAGTAATGAAGGCAAAGAAAGCTCCTGTAGAATTAAGTGAGGAGCCTGCTAAAGTAACTGAGAAGAAAGGAACTGTTGCTGGTGCTGTTGCTCTTATTATAGGTACCAGTATTGGTTCTGGGATGCTTGCTCTGCCACAGAAAGCTTCTCCTGCA GGAGTCATTCCAAGTTCAATATGCATGATAGTATGTTGGGGTTTTCTCCTAATTGAAGCACTTTTGCTTGTTGAGATCAATGTGGGTTTGAGGAGGAAGCAAGGGAAAAATGAAGATGAGGGTGAACTAGAGGTCATATCTATTAGGACTATGGCTCAAGAGACCCTAGGAGACTGGGGTGGAACCTTGGCTACCATTACCTATGTCTTCTTGGGTTACACCTCCATGATTGCCTATAGTTCCAAGTCTGGAGAGATCCTTTTTCATTTGGTAAATCTTCCAGAATCAGTTTCATCCTGCCTCTTCACTACTATATTCACTGTGCTAGTTTCCGTTGGTGGGACTCAAGCAACTGATCAAGTCAATCAATGGCTTACTGCTTCCATGATAG GTTTGCTACTAGCGATTGAGGTGATAGCTGTTGCTTTCGGAGGGTGGTCAGGATTGGAGGGAAGTGGTGACTGGGGAAAAGTTCCTGCTACAATTCCTGTGATGATTTTTGCTTTAGTGTATCATGATCTAGCACCTG TTCTCTGTGCTTATTTGGGTGGTGACCTTAAGCGACTAAGGACTTCAGTTTTGCTGGGCAGCATTGTTCCTTTGCTGGCATTGCTTGTTTGGGATGCAATTGCACTTGGCCTTTCTGCCCAGGCTGATCAAGTTGTTGATCCAGTTTTGCTTATGAG TGAGAGATGGAGTGGGGTTTCATATATGTTAGAGGCCTTCTCACTTCTTGCAGTAGCAACATCATTGATTGGCACTCTCCTTGGCTTCTTGGAGTTCTTGAAGGAGCAACTGAAGAACCTCTATAGGGTTTCGAAAGCAACACGAACATTAcag GAACCAATTGGGCTGGGTGAATGGTGGGAAAGGAATAAAATCACCTTCACGGCAAAGGCAATGGCAGTTGCTCCGACGCTAGTTGTCTCAACCATTGTTCCAGATGGATTCTCTGCCGCCACAGACATCGCT GGAGGCTACTGCATGACAATTCTCTATGGAGTTCTCCCACCGGCAATGGCGTGGGCAATGTATAACAGGGAACGAGAGGACAGTAGTCAAAATGAGCTATCAAGAGTAAGGCCTGCTCTTCTTGGGGTGGGCATCTTAGCAAGTGGGATAGTGGTGGAGCAAATCTTGCAGGATTTCTCAGCATTGCACCATTAA
- the LOC118059975 gene encoding uncharacterized protein isoform X1 yields the protein MDTQCMPSSSSLHSKSHKNVTVIPPLIRRQQKNTTAFFKYRIRGYLAFACRWKQERREITTQRPLVMKAKKAPVELSEEPAKVTEKKGTVAGAVALIIGTSIGSGMLALPQKASPAGVIPSSICMIVCWGFLLIEALLLVEINVGLRRKQGKNEDEGELEVISIRTMAQETLGDWGGTLATITYVFLGYTSMIAYSSKSGEILFHLVNLPESVSSCLFTTIFTVLVSVGGTQATDQVNQWLTASMIGLLLAIEVIAVAFGGWSGLEGSGDWGKVPATIPVMIFALVYHDLAPVLCAYLGGDLKRLRTSVLLGSIVPLLALLVWDAIALGLSAQADQVVDPVLLMSERWSGVSYMLEAFSLLAVATSLIGTLLGFLEFLKEQLKNLYRVSKATRTLQILQEPIGLGEWWERNKITFTAKAMAVAPTLVVSTIVPDGFSAATDIAGGYCMTILYGVLPPAMAWAMYNREREDSSQNELSRVRPALLGVGILASGIVVEQILQDFSALHH from the exons TTGCCTGCAGATGGAAGCAAGAGCGACGGGAAATTACAACTCAAAGGCCTTTAGTAATGAAGGCAAAGAAAGCTCCTGTAGAATTAAGTGAGGAGCCTGCTAAAGTAACTGAGAAGAAAGGAACTGTTGCTGGTGCTGTTGCTCTTATTATAGGTACCAGTATTGGTTCTGGGATGCTTGCTCTGCCACAGAAAGCTTCTCCTGCA GGAGTCATTCCAAGTTCAATATGCATGATAGTATGTTGGGGTTTTCTCCTAATTGAAGCACTTTTGCTTGTTGAGATCAATGTGGGTTTGAGGAGGAAGCAAGGGAAAAATGAAGATGAGGGTGAACTAGAGGTCATATCTATTAGGACTATGGCTCAAGAGACCCTAGGAGACTGGGGTGGAACCTTGGCTACCATTACCTATGTCTTCTTGGGTTACACCTCCATGATTGCCTATAGTTCCAAGTCTGGAGAGATCCTTTTTCATTTGGTAAATCTTCCAGAATCAGTTTCATCCTGCCTCTTCACTACTATATTCACTGTGCTAGTTTCCGTTGGTGGGACTCAAGCAACTGATCAAGTCAATCAATGGCTTACTGCTTCCATGATAG GTTTGCTACTAGCGATTGAGGTGATAGCTGTTGCTTTCGGAGGGTGGTCAGGATTGGAGGGAAGTGGTGACTGGGGAAAAGTTCCTGCTACAATTCCTGTGATGATTTTTGCTTTAGTGTATCATGATCTAGCACCTG TTCTCTGTGCTTATTTGGGTGGTGACCTTAAGCGACTAAGGACTTCAGTTTTGCTGGGCAGCATTGTTCCTTTGCTGGCATTGCTTGTTTGGGATGCAATTGCACTTGGCCTTTCTGCCCAGGCTGATCAAGTTGTTGATCCAGTTTTGCTTATGAG TGAGAGATGGAGTGGGGTTTCATATATGTTAGAGGCCTTCTCACTTCTTGCAGTAGCAACATCATTGATTGGCACTCTCCTTGGCTTCTTGGAGTTCTTGAAGGAGCAACTGAAGAACCTCTATAGGGTTTCGAAAGCAACACGAACATTAcag ATATTACAGGAACCAATTGGGCTGGGTGAATGGTGGGAAAGGAATAAAATCACCTTCACGGCAAAGGCAATGGCAGTTGCTCCGACGCTAGTTGTCTCAACCATTGTTCCAGATGGATTCTCTGCCGCCACAGACATCGCT GGAGGCTACTGCATGACAATTCTCTATGGAGTTCTCCCACCGGCAATGGCGTGGGCAATGTATAACAGGGAACGAGAGGACAGTAGTCAAAATGAGCTATCAAGAGTAAGGCCTGCTCTTCTTGGGGTGGGCATCTTAGCAAGTGGGATAGTGGTGGAGCAAATCTTGCAGGATTTCTCAGCATTGCACCATTAA
- the LOC118059976 gene encoding V-type proton ATPase subunit G 1 — translation MEANRGQNGIQLLLAAEQEAQHIVNAARNEKMARLKQAKEEAGKEIAEFRAQMESEFQRKLAESSGDSGANVKRLEQETEAKIGHLKKEAARISHDVVQMLLKHVTTVKN, via the exons ATGGAAGCCAACAGGGGTCAGAATGGAATTCAACTCTTACTTGCTGCAGAGCAAGAAGCTCAGCATATTGTCAATGCTGCTAGAAATG AAAAAATGGCTAGACTGAAACAAGCCAAAGAAGAGGCTGGCAAGGAGATTGCTGAATTTCGTGCTCAAATGGAATCTGAATTTCAGAGGAAGCTTGCTGAG AGCAGCGGTGACTCTGGTGCTAATGTGAAGCGGTTGGAGCAAGAAACTGAGGCAAAGATTGGTCACCTGAAGAAAGAAGCCGCAAGGATCTCCCATGATGTTGTACAGATGCTTCTGAAGCATGTTACAACTGTGAAAAACTAG